In a single window of the Leisingera daeponensis DSM 23529 genome:
- a CDS encoding type II toxin-antitoxin system HipA family toxin → MGRKRTYAPLDVYMNGRKAGQFCRGPDGAFVFAYAPEWLAWENALPVSRSLPLRPDRYAGPPVIAVFDNLLPDNDSIRRRVAERVGADGLDAYSLLARIGRDCVGALQFLPEGELPQDSGTLTGTPLSDGEIAALLRDLGRTPLGIRRERDFRISVAGAQEKTALLFHGGQWIEPSGTTPTTHILKPAIGTLPNGMDLTDSIENEHFCLRLMAGFALPVARTEIAEFAGTKALVIERFDRLRTRDGRLLRLPQEDCCQALSVPPSRKYQNEGGPGIAEICALLQGSDEPLRDRAHFFKAAVLFWLIGATDGHAKNFSIALMPGGRFTMTPLYDVLTVQPSLEAGQLQAKDMKLAMRAGKNRHYRVPDIMGRHFAETGLAAGFSRAQIAEVFGQIAAQGEAAFAAALAEMPEGFPEALAASVKRGFDQRLPRLLAAV, encoded by the coding sequence ATGGGGCGCAAGCGCACCTATGCGCCGCTGGATGTTTACATGAACGGCCGCAAGGCGGGGCAGTTCTGCCGCGGGCCGGACGGGGCGTTTGTCTTTGCCTATGCGCCGGAATGGCTGGCGTGGGAGAACGCGCTGCCGGTCTCGCGCTCCCTGCCGCTGCGCCCGGACCGCTATGCGGGGCCGCCGGTGATTGCGGTGTTCGACAACCTGCTGCCCGACAATGACAGCATCCGCCGCCGGGTGGCCGAACGGGTCGGCGCGGACGGGCTGGACGCCTACAGCCTGCTGGCGCGGATCGGGCGGGACTGCGTGGGGGCGCTGCAGTTCCTGCCCGAAGGCGAGCTGCCGCAGGACAGCGGCACGCTGACCGGCACGCCGCTGAGCGACGGCGAGATTGCCGCGCTGCTGCGCGATCTGGGCCGGACGCCGCTGGGGATCCGGCGGGAGCGGGATTTCCGGATTTCGGTTGCGGGCGCGCAGGAGAAGACCGCGCTGCTGTTTCACGGCGGCCAATGGATCGAGCCCTCGGGCACGACGCCGACCACGCATATCCTGAAGCCTGCGATCGGCACATTGCCCAATGGCATGGACCTGACCGACAGTATCGAGAACGAGCATTTCTGCCTGCGGCTGATGGCGGGGTTCGCTCTGCCGGTTGCGCGGACGGAGATTGCGGAGTTTGCGGGCACCAAGGCGCTGGTGATCGAACGCTTCGACCGTCTGCGGACGCGCGACGGGCGGCTGCTGCGGCTGCCGCAGGAGGACTGCTGCCAGGCGCTGTCGGTGCCGCCTTCACGCAAATACCAGAACGAGGGCGGCCCCGGCATCGCCGAGATCTGCGCCTTGCTTCAGGGCAGCGACGAGCCGCTGCGCGACCGGGCGCATTTCTTCAAGGCGGCGGTGCTGTTCTGGCTGATCGGGGCGACCGACGGCCATGCCAAGAACTTCAGCATTGCGCTGATGCCGGGCGGGCGGTTTACCATGACGCCGCTGTACGATGTGCTGACGGTGCAGCCCTCGCTGGAGGCCGGGCAGCTGCAGGCCAAGGACATGAAGCTGGCGATGCGGGCGGGCAAGAACCGGCATTACCGGGTGCCGGACATCATGGGGCGGCATTTTGCCGAGACCGGGCTGGCGGCGGGCTTTTCCCGCGCGCAGATCGCAGAGGTCTTCGGTCAGATCGCCGCGCAGGGGGAGGCGGCCTTTGCCGCTGCGCTGGCGGAGATGCCGGAAGGATTTCCCGAAGCCCTCGCGGCCTCGGTGAAGCGCGGGTTTGATCAGCGGCTGCCCCGGCTGCTGGCCGCGGTGTGA
- a CDS encoding Glu/Leu/Phe/Val family dehydrogenase, with protein sequence MTERFAYADDLGPEQLIELTGPHSGLRAIVVVDNTAAGPAIGGCRMAPDVTARECARLARAMTLKNAAAGLPHGGGKSVIAADPGMPSADKERLIRAFARAIRTTGSYIPGPDMGTDETAMAWIRDEGTRAVGLPRELGGIPLDETGATAHGLLAAARAAEAAGILSLKGARVAIQGYGAVGRWCAHRFAAAGARIVAVADSRGGALLPDGLDPARLDAVKAGGESVAAYPGAAAADSSAVITADCDILVPAARPDAIRAGNADAIRARLVLEGANIPATEEAEQRLHARGITVVPDFIANAGGVICAAMELRGLSESAAFETISSRVFANTAEVLALAAQDGTLPRTAALALARRRISRAMGFRRR encoded by the coding sequence ATGACAGAACGCTTTGCCTATGCGGATGATCTGGGGCCCGAGCAGCTCATCGAGCTGACCGGCCCGCACAGCGGCCTGCGCGCGATTGTGGTGGTGGACAACACCGCCGCAGGCCCCGCCATCGGCGGCTGCCGGATGGCGCCGGACGTGACCGCCCGCGAATGCGCCCGGCTGGCCCGGGCGATGACGCTCAAGAACGCCGCCGCGGGCCTGCCGCATGGCGGCGGAAAATCGGTGATCGCCGCGGACCCCGGGATGCCGTCGGCGGACAAGGAGCGGCTGATCCGCGCCTTCGCCCGCGCCATCCGCACCACCGGCAGCTATATCCCAGGCCCCGACATGGGCACCGACGAAACCGCCATGGCCTGGATCCGCGACGAAGGCACCCGCGCCGTCGGCCTGCCGCGGGAGCTGGGCGGCATCCCGCTGGACGAAACCGGCGCCACCGCGCATGGCCTTCTTGCGGCGGCCCGTGCGGCAGAGGCGGCCGGAATCCTCTCCCTCAAGGGGGCGCGCGTCGCCATCCAGGGCTACGGCGCAGTCGGGCGCTGGTGCGCGCACCGGTTTGCGGCCGCCGGGGCACGGATCGTCGCGGTCGCGGATTCGCGCGGCGGGGCGCTGCTGCCGGACGGGCTGGACCCCGCGCGGCTTGATGCTGTCAAAGCCGGCGGTGAAAGCGTCGCCGCCTATCCCGGCGCCGCAGCGGCGGACAGCAGCGCCGTCATCACGGCGGATTGCGATATTCTGGTGCCCGCCGCGCGCCCGGATGCCATCCGCGCCGGCAATGCCGATGCCATCCGCGCCCGCCTGGTGCTGGAGGGGGCCAACATCCCCGCCACCGAAGAGGCCGAACAGCGCCTCCACGCGCGCGGGATCACCGTGGTGCCGGATTTCATCGCCAACGCCGGCGGCGTGATCTGCGCCGCGATGGAGCTGCGCGGCCTGTCCGAAAGCGCTGCCTTTGAAACCATCTCCAGCCGCGTCTTTGCCAACACGGCAGAGGTGCTGGCGCTGGCCGCGCAGGACGGCACCCTGCCGCGCACCGCCGCGCTGGCGCTGGCCCGCCGCCGGATCAGCAGGGCGATGGGCTTCCGCAGGCGGTGA
- a CDS encoding DUF4405 domain-containing protein, with protein MSNTDAPPHIKGRLTARALAVFGVTFSFAAILLSGGLLLFAPKGRISSATGWQALGLDRQGWSDLHIVLAVLFTGFSLWHAALHLPVFKSLLWGSGTAPQGHRTEALIALAAVLALAVLTLLQLPPASWLLDLNGYFKHVFWAR; from the coding sequence ATGTCCAACACCGATGCACCCCCTCACATTAAGGGCAGGCTCACAGCCCGGGCCCTGGCCGTCTTTGGCGTGACCTTCTCCTTCGCTGCCATTCTCCTCAGCGGCGGTCTTTTGCTGTTCGCGCCCAAGGGCAGGATTTCCAGCGCCACCGGCTGGCAGGCTCTGGGGCTGGACCGGCAGGGCTGGAGCGATCTGCACATCGTCCTGGCGGTGCTGTTTACAGGCTTCTCCCTGTGGCACGCAGCGCTGCATCTGCCGGTGTTCAAGTCCCTGCTCTGGGGCAGCGGAACCGCGCCTCAGGGCCACCGCACCGAGGCGCTGATCGCGCTTGCGGCGGTTCTCGCGCTGGCCGTGCTGACCCTTTTGCAGCTGCCGCCCGCCAGTTGGCTGCTCGACCTGAACGGATACTTCAAGCATGTGTTCTGGGCCCGCTGA
- a CDS encoding alpha-ketoacid dehydrogenase subunit beta, with the protein MAEMTLVEAVRAALARAMEDDPAVLLLGEDIGPDGGVFRATEGLWQRFGRDRVRDTPLSEAGLAGAAVGLAVQGFRPVAEIQFQGFIHPALDQIANHAARMRNRTRGRLTCPLVLRAPYGAGVRAPEHHSESIEALFAHIPGLKVVIPSSPAQAYGLLLSAIRDPDPVVFFEPKRLYRASRQEVAEDGAGLPLGRASLLRQGRDLTLVTWGASVKECQEAAQDLAEGGISAEILDLATLKPYDAPAVLASVRKTGRCVIVHEAPRTGGFGAEIAACIAEQALEALLAPVRRVAAPDIIPPLARLEHLYLPGAAQITAAAREVMSWH; encoded by the coding sequence ATGGCTGAGATGACCCTGGTCGAAGCGGTGCGCGCCGCCCTCGCCCGCGCGATGGAGGACGATCCCGCCGTGCTGCTGCTGGGCGAGGACATCGGCCCCGACGGCGGCGTGTTCCGCGCCACCGAGGGCCTGTGGCAGCGGTTCGGGCGGGACCGGGTGCGCGACACGCCCTTGTCCGAGGCGGGCCTTGCCGGGGCGGCAGTGGGGCTGGCGGTGCAGGGCTTCCGCCCGGTTGCGGAGATCCAGTTCCAGGGCTTCATCCACCCGGCCCTGGACCAGATCGCCAATCACGCGGCGCGGATGCGCAACCGCACCCGAGGCCGGCTGACCTGCCCGCTGGTGCTGCGCGCGCCCTACGGCGCGGGGGTCCGCGCGCCGGAGCATCACTCCGAAAGCATCGAGGCGCTGTTTGCCCATATCCCGGGGCTGAAGGTGGTGATCCCCTCCTCGCCCGCGCAGGCCTATGGCCTGCTGCTGTCGGCGATCCGCGACCCGGACCCGGTGGTGTTTTTCGAGCCCAAGCGCCTCTACCGCGCCAGCCGCCAGGAGGTGGCGGAGGACGGCGCCGGGCTGCCCCTCGGCCGGGCCAGCCTGCTGCGGCAGGGCCGCGACCTGACCCTCGTGACCTGGGGCGCTTCGGTCAAGGAATGCCAGGAGGCGGCGCAGGATCTGGCGGAGGGCGGCATTTCGGCGGAAATCCTCGACCTGGCGACGCTGAAACCCTATGACGCGCCCGCGGTTCTCGCCTCTGTCCGCAAGACCGGGCGCTGCGTGATCGTGCACGAGGCCCCGCGCACCGGCGGCTTTGGCGCCGAGATTGCTGCCTGCATCGCCGAGCAGGCGCTGGAGGCGCTGCTGGCTCCGGTGCGCCGGGTTGCCGCACCTGACATCATCCCGCCGCTGGCCCGGCTCGAACACCTCTACCTGCCCGGCGCCGCCCAAATCACCGCTGCCGCCCGCGAGGTGATGTCATGGCACTGA
- a CDS encoding GIY-YIG nuclease family protein, translated as MPMFEQRKRNASAPRRSEVGNMARYRSLDEIFDEEDELGLLKNVKPRRPASSAPDDRNAEIVAEVNAFYEAHGRLPDEGGQTIEEMKLGTIWQSIRGVPTEAMVAADKNRLLGYGAPARNFALETETTAAPQEPSWRDEPEDETVPTSLDDIFEEDDEDFPEAVIGLRHVTPAAEREQPSHRADMFPCSDFQLFEQGFMDMQAKLETGERDVSPIEDRQELRINEGDFIIHRGLLAYIAEKTEHTRRGGKPDQRLRIIFSNGMENDPLVSSLRKALAADKTARYIHRPGLGPLDPEWEEDALELTGTIYVARSKSERPEIKEVRHILHKIGVTSQDVRRRVADARNDATFLLADVDIVATYKLRNLSRMKIEDLLHRFFDAARPSGLTITDRFGKKVFPREWFYVLPEHVAEAVKLIQDGTMHLYRYDPTVQKIVRIED; from the coding sequence ATGCCTATGTTCGAGCAAAGAAAGCGGAACGCCTCCGCGCCGCGGCGGTCTGAGGTAGGAAACATGGCGAGATATAGGTCACTCGATGAAATCTTTGACGAAGAAGATGAGCTCGGCCTTCTGAAAAATGTGAAACCCAGAAGGCCTGCTTCCTCGGCGCCCGATGATCGAAATGCGGAAATCGTCGCTGAAGTGAATGCATTCTATGAAGCCCATGGACGCCTACCGGATGAAGGTGGGCAAACCATCGAAGAGATGAAGCTGGGAACGATTTGGCAATCCATTCGTGGCGTGCCTACTGAGGCTATGGTCGCAGCAGACAAAAACCGGCTTCTGGGGTATGGAGCCCCTGCCAGAAACTTTGCTCTTGAGACGGAAACCACAGCGGCACCTCAGGAGCCGTCGTGGCGAGACGAACCTGAAGATGAGACTGTGCCAACCAGCCTCGACGATATTTTCGAGGAAGACGACGAGGATTTCCCTGAGGCTGTAATCGGCCTAAGGCATGTAACGCCCGCGGCAGAGAGGGAGCAGCCCAGTCACCGTGCGGACATGTTCCCCTGTTCTGATTTCCAACTATTCGAGCAGGGCTTTATGGACATGCAAGCCAAGCTGGAAACTGGTGAGCGTGATGTCAGCCCCATTGAAGACCGGCAAGAGCTACGGATCAATGAAGGCGACTTCATCATTCATCGCGGGTTGCTTGCCTACATAGCCGAGAAGACTGAACACACCCGCCGAGGAGGGAAGCCAGATCAGCGCCTCAGGATAATCTTTTCCAACGGCATGGAAAATGACCCCCTTGTCTCCTCTCTCCGCAAAGCCCTCGCGGCAGATAAGACCGCCCGCTACATTCACAGGCCAGGCCTTGGTCCTCTCGACCCTGAATGGGAAGAGGATGCTTTGGAACTGACCGGCACCATTTATGTGGCGCGCAGCAAGTCAGAGCGCCCTGAAATAAAAGAGGTTCGTCACATCCTGCACAAGATCGGTGTCACGTCTCAGGACGTTCGGCGTCGAGTGGCAGACGCGCGCAATGATGCAACCTTTCTACTTGCCGATGTAGATATCGTTGCAACCTACAAACTGCGAAATCTTTCCAGAATGAAGATTGAAGACCTGCTTCACAGGTTCTTTGATGCTGCCCGTCCTTCCGGCCTGACCATAACAGACCGCTTTGGGAAGAAGGTCTTCCCTCGGGAGTGGTTTTATGTCCTGCCCGAACATGTGGCTGAAGCGGTCAAGCTGATCCAGGATGGAACGATGCATCTCTATCGTTACGATCCAACCGTTCAAAAGATCGTAAGGATCGAGGATTGA
- a CDS encoding cation-translocating P-type ATPase — protein sequence MAETQQQGSGPALTGLTQQQAEAARKTHGWNELPRPGRTGPLVVFLRQFSNFLVVILIVAGIIAFTLGEYADTLAIGLVIGLNGVLGFVQEWRAETALESLRNMLSPQALVLRDGRERLIAARELVPGDLVILEAGARIPADAAVQEAAGLRVDESALTGESVPIDKAPGGDAAAVYAGTVVAAGRALAEVTATGAQTAFGQIATLTGSVGLKKTSLQVQLGRLARQLGFAALAIAAAILGLGLYMGRGVAEMFMTGLSLSVAMVPEGLPAVVTITLALGAAAMVRQQALARRLQAVETLGAASVICTDKTGTLTENKMTVTQVWTLDRSYQVTGTGYDPAGHIAFEGAVVGARDDAVLAALLEAGLTCTHASLHREGGHWEMTGAPTEGALVTLGYKGWADPPPPDTVLAEIPFSSERKRMSVLVRRGGAAKVLTKGAPEQVLSICTEVLTQDGPRKLGAQEAAAITAAYEAMAGEGLRVIGLAEGAADGGTIAEEGMTFLGLAGLIDPPRPEVRPAIGAARSAGIRVIMITGDSPLTAQAIAGQLGLPAARTVTGAELETLDEAALSQLLREEVLFARTRPAHKMRIVSALQDQHQIVAMTGDGVNDAPALKKADIGVSMGVRGTDVAKDASDLVLLDDNFATIVRAIGEGRRQFTNVRKFVRYLLSSNAGEVIALLINILIGGPLIFLATQILWMNLVTDGVTAVALGLEKGEPDQMEHPPRAKDTPILGRAGIATILALGLYTGLASLWLFLHLLDGNEDLARTAAFTAMVVFEKASVFAFRSLHLPCWRIGFFSNPFLLAALAVTIGAQVAAVYWPPLQALLHTVPLGSGEWMLIGLLVLPILLVPEILKTLWHLRTRRSRAVPAAA from the coding sequence ATGGCAGAGACGCAACAGCAGGGCAGCGGCCCGGCCCTGACCGGGCTGACACAGCAGCAGGCGGAGGCCGCCCGCAAAACCCATGGCTGGAATGAGCTGCCAAGGCCCGGGCGGACCGGGCCGCTGGTGGTGTTCCTGCGCCAGTTCAGCAATTTCCTGGTGGTGATCCTGATCGTGGCCGGGATCATCGCCTTTACCCTCGGCGAATATGCCGACACGCTGGCGATCGGGCTGGTGATCGGGCTGAACGGGGTGCTGGGGTTCGTGCAGGAATGGCGGGCGGAGACCGCGCTGGAAAGCCTGCGCAACATGCTGTCGCCGCAGGCGCTGGTGCTGCGCGACGGGCGTGAGCGGCTGATCGCGGCGCGCGAGCTGGTGCCCGGCGATCTTGTCATCCTGGAGGCGGGCGCCCGCATCCCGGCCGATGCCGCCGTGCAGGAAGCCGCCGGGCTGCGGGTGGATGAAAGCGCCCTGACGGGCGAATCCGTGCCCATCGACAAGGCCCCGGGCGGCGATGCCGCCGCGGTCTATGCCGGGACTGTGGTGGCGGCCGGGCGGGCGCTGGCCGAGGTCACGGCGACCGGCGCGCAGACCGCCTTTGGCCAGATCGCCACGCTGACCGGATCGGTGGGTCTCAAGAAGACCAGCCTGCAGGTGCAGCTGGGCCGCCTGGCCCGGCAGCTGGGGTTTGCCGCGCTGGCGATTGCCGCCGCCATCCTGGGCCTTGGGCTCTATATGGGGCGCGGCGTTGCGGAGATGTTCATGACCGGCCTGTCGCTGTCGGTGGCGATGGTGCCCGAGGGGCTGCCTGCGGTGGTCACCATCACCCTGGCGCTGGGGGCGGCGGCGATGGTGCGCCAGCAGGCGCTGGCGCGCCGCCTGCAGGCGGTGGAGACGCTGGGCGCGGCCTCGGTCATCTGCACCGACAAGACCGGCACGCTGACCGAAAACAAGATGACGGTGACCCAGGTCTGGACCCTGGACCGCAGCTATCAGGTGACCGGAACCGGCTATGACCCGGCGGGCCATATCGCTTTTGAGGGCGCGGTGGTTGGCGCCCGGGACGATGCCGTTCTGGCAGCGCTGCTGGAAGCCGGGCTGACCTGCACCCATGCCAGCCTGCACCGCGAGGGCGGTCACTGGGAGATGACCGGCGCCCCGACCGAGGGGGCGCTGGTCACCCTCGGCTACAAGGGCTGGGCCGATCCGCCGCCGCCGGACACGGTGCTGGCGGAGATCCCGTTCAGCAGCGAGCGCAAGCGGATGAGCGTGCTGGTGCGCCGCGGCGGCGCGGCGAAGGTCCTGACCAAGGGCGCGCCGGAGCAGGTGCTGAGCATCTGCACTGAGGTGCTGACCCAGGACGGCCCGCGGAAGCTGGGCGCGCAGGAGGCGGCTGCCATCACCGCCGCCTACGAGGCGATGGCGGGGGAGGGGCTGCGGGTGATCGGCCTGGCCGAGGGCGCGGCGGACGGCGGGACCATCGCCGAAGAGGGCATGACCTTTCTGGGGCTGGCCGGCCTGATCGACCCGCCGCGGCCCGAGGTGCGGCCCGCGATCGGCGCCGCCCGCTCTGCCGGCATCCGGGTGATCATGATCACCGGCGACAGCCCGCTGACCGCGCAGGCGATTGCGGGCCAGCTGGGCCTGCCTGCCGCACGGACAGTCACCGGGGCGGAGCTGGAAACCCTGGACGAGGCGGCGCTGAGCCAGCTTTTGCGGGAAGAGGTGCTGTTTGCCCGCACCCGGCCCGCCCACAAGATGCGGATCGTGTCGGCGCTGCAGGACCAGCATCAGATCGTGGCGATGACGGGCGACGGCGTGAATGACGCTCCGGCGCTGAAGAAGGCCGACATTGGCGTCTCGATGGGGGTGCGGGGGACGGATGTGGCCAAGGATGCCTCTGACCTGGTGCTGCTGGACGACAATTTCGCCACCATCGTGCGGGCCATCGGCGAGGGGCGGCGGCAGTTCACCAATGTGCGCAAGTTCGTGCGCTATCTGCTGTCCTCGAACGCCGGGGAGGTGATTGCGCTCTTGATCAATATCCTGATCGGCGGGCCGCTGATTTTCCTCGCGACCCAGATTTTGTGGATGAACCTTGTCACCGACGGGGTGACGGCGGTGGCGCTGGGGCTGGAGAAGGGCGAGCCGGACCAGATGGAGCACCCGCCGCGCGCGAAGGACACGCCGATCCTGGGCCGGGCCGGCATTGCGACCATTCTGGCGCTGGGGCTTTATACCGGCCTGGCCAGCCTGTGGCTGTTCCTGCATCTGCTGGACGGCAACGAGGATCTGGCCCGCACCGCCGCCTTCACCGCCATGGTGGTGTTTGAGAAGGCCAGCGTCTTTGCCTTCCGCTCGCTGCATCTGCCGTGCTGGCGGATCGGCTTTTTCAGCAACCCGTTCCTGCTGGCCGCGCTGGCGGTGACCATCGGGGCGCAGGTGGCGGCGGTGTACTGGCCGCCGCTGCAGGCGCTGCTGCACACGGTGCCGCTGGGCAGCGGCGAATGGATGCTGATCGGCCTCCTGGTGCTGCCGATCCTGCTGGTGCCGGAGATCCTCAAGACGCTGTGGCACCTCAGAACCCGCCGCAGCCGCGCGGTGCCCGCGGCGGCCTGA
- a CDS encoding helix-turn-helix domain-containing protein encodes MDQIARTPKDIGTALRNARKAQGLTQGELAARAGVWQRTVSSIETSSSGAKLETVFDLLAALDLELRIAPRSKMKPGELEDIF; translated from the coding sequence ATGGATCAGATTGCCCGCACCCCCAAGGATATCGGCACCGCGCTGCGCAATGCGCGCAAGGCGCAGGGGCTGACCCAGGGCGAACTGGCGGCCCGCGCGGGCGTCTGGCAGCGCACGGTGTCCAGCATCGAGACCAGCAGCAGCGGCGCCAAGCTGGAGACGGTGTTCGACCTGCTGGCGGCGCTTGATCTGGAACTCCGCATCGCGCCGCGCAGCAAGATGAAGCCGGGCGAACTGGAGGATATCTTCTGA
- a CDS encoding dihydrolipoamide acetyltransferase family protein, with protein MALKRFVLPDLGEGLEEAELLEWHAAPGDRVVAEQPLVSVETDKAVVEIPAPWPGTLVKQFVQPGSLIQVGAPLADFDTGARPDRGAVVGDLNAAAASQSETLAAPAPAAAGPAGRVRPPPPRAMPAARALAARHGLALSGVAGSGPGGTITRADVEALIPPEEGELLSEQRRAMARRMAEAGAQVVPATLHDQAAVTAWTGPGVLLRLVRAAAAAAAAEPALNAWYDAGTQIRELHRTVDLGIAVDTAAGLYVPVLRDAGQTDTAALQREVQRLTGAARQRRLQAADQAGATLTLSNFGPLGGRHATLVVRPPQVAILGAGRIFDAAAWGPEGPERQRVLPLSLTFDHRAVTGGEAARFLAAAIADLERPD; from the coding sequence ATGGCACTGAAACGCTTTGTCCTGCCCGATTTGGGCGAAGGGCTGGAGGAGGCTGAACTGCTGGAATGGCACGCCGCGCCCGGCGACCGCGTGGTGGCAGAGCAGCCGCTGGTGTCGGTGGAGACCGACAAGGCCGTGGTGGAGATCCCGGCGCCCTGGCCGGGCACGCTGGTCAAGCAGTTCGTGCAGCCCGGCAGCCTGATCCAGGTGGGCGCGCCGCTGGCGGATTTCGACACCGGCGCAAGGCCGGACCGCGGCGCGGTCGTCGGCGATCTGAACGCAGCCGCCGCGTCCCAGTCCGAAACGCTGGCCGCGCCCGCTCCGGCGGCGGCAGGCCCGGCAGGCCGCGTGCGCCCGCCGCCGCCCCGGGCCATGCCGGCCGCGCGGGCGCTGGCTGCCCGGCACGGGCTGGCGCTGTCCGGTGTCGCCGGCAGCGGTCCCGGCGGCACCATCACCCGCGCCGATGTCGAGGCGCTGATCCCCCCGGAAGAAGGCGAACTCCTGTCCGAACAGCGCCGTGCCATGGCGCGCCGGATGGCCGAGGCCGGGGCGCAGGTGGTGCCCGCCACGCTGCACGACCAGGCGGCGGTCACCGCATGGACCGGCCCCGGCGTGCTGCTGCGGCTGGTGCGGGCGGCGGCCGCGGCGGCGGCGGCGGAACCGGCGCTGAACGCCTGGTACGACGCCGGAACCCAGATCCGCGAGCTGCACCGCACAGTTGACCTGGGGATCGCCGTGGACACCGCCGCGGGGCTTTACGTGCCGGTGCTGCGCGATGCCGGGCAGACCGATACCGCTGCCCTGCAGCGCGAAGTGCAGCGGCTGACCGGCGCCGCGCGCCAGCGGCGGCTGCAGGCCGCGGATCAGGCGGGGGCGACGCTGACCCTGTCCAATTTCGGCCCGCTCGGCGGCCGCCATGCCACCCTGGTGGTGCGGCCGCCGCAGGTGGCGATCCTGGGGGCGGGGCGGATCTTCGATGCCGCCGCCTGGGGGCCAGAGGGGCCGGAGCGGCAGCGGGTGCTGCCCCTGTCGCTCACCTTCGACCACCGCGCCGTCACCGGCGGCGAGGCGGCACGGTTCCTGGCCGCCGCAATTGCCGATCTGGAACGCCCGGACTGA
- a CDS encoding universal stress protein, giving the protein MQRRTVLFTLGKDTPDAAVAAAAEAARDEQAYLACLLLDKLPGRPYFILGTSAFASAAMPEDWIDRLNTARTAAQSRAAAIAEMLSRCGCAGDAQYAVCTGAEMRLHAAQRAKTCDIVQMAAGLGHDGEVFRDALHGALFQSPAPVILNGSPFAAYERVFLAWNSSLAASRAAHAALPYLRKAREVIIGCFDPDITEQRDGEDPGTDAAAWLSHHGCTVTVSQYPDSGAEIGRFIQSRAKEAGAGLVVMGAYGHSRLREAVFGGTTRTMIEQAELPVLLAH; this is encoded by the coding sequence ATGCAACGCAGAACAGTGCTGTTTACACTCGGAAAAGACACCCCCGACGCGGCGGTGGCCGCCGCCGCAGAGGCAGCCCGGGACGAGCAGGCCTATCTGGCCTGCCTGCTGCTGGATAAGCTGCCCGGCCGCCCCTATTTCATCCTCGGCACCAGTGCCTTTGCCTCGGCGGCGATGCCCGAAGATTGGATCGACCGCCTCAACACGGCCCGCACCGCCGCGCAATCGCGGGCTGCCGCGATCGCGGAGATGCTGTCGCGCTGCGGCTGCGCCGGGGATGCGCAATACGCGGTCTGCACCGGCGCCGAGATGCGGCTGCACGCGGCGCAGCGCGCCAAGACCTGCGATATCGTGCAGATGGCAGCGGGGCTGGGGCACGACGGCGAGGTGTTCCGCGACGCCCTGCACGGCGCGCTGTTCCAATCGCCCGCGCCGGTGATCCTGAACGGCAGCCCGTTTGCAGCCTATGAGCGCGTCTTTCTGGCCTGGAACAGCAGCCTGGCCGCCTCCCGTGCGGCCCATGCCGCCCTGCCCTACTTGCGCAAGGCCCGCGAGGTCATCATCGGCTGCTTCGATCCCGACATCACCGAACAGCGCGACGGCGAGGATCCGGGCACCGATGCCGCGGCCTGGCTCAGCCACCACGGCTGCACTGTCACCGTCTCGCAGTATCCCGACAGCGGGGCCGAGATCGGCCGCTTCATCCAGTCGCGCGCCAAAGAGGCCGGGGCCGGCCTCGTCGTCATGGGCGCCTACGGCCACTCCCGCCTGCGCGAGGCGGTCTTTGGCGGCACCACCAGAACCATGATCGAACAGGCAGAGCTGCCGGTTCTGCTGGCGCATTAG